The sequence below is a genomic window from Uranotaenia lowii strain MFRU-FL chromosome 2, ASM2978415v1, whole genome shotgun sequence.
cttgctgaaggcaatggattaaaccttctatgggtacccggacataagggaatttttagaaacgaatgcgccgacgaactcgctagagctggatcggaaaaggaattttacggaccagagccggctgtcccaatatcaccatgttggttcagaaaccaaattcaaacttggtcctctaaccagcatgaacgatactgggaagagttggacacttgtcgtcaaactaaattatttctagaaaaaccatctccaatcatatcgagttacttattaactttaaataaatctcattgcagcatcttgatcagagcactctccggtcattgtaaactcaactatcacatgcacaacattcagcgtgctgaatctccagtatgtggtagttgtgaatcagatgtggaagatcccttccatcttatatgtaactgtccctcatttgccagactacgttttcgtactctgggatcttacgctttaagcgaatctgagtttaagaaattaaacttaaaaaacattctatcattccttaccgaatgtagaaaagagctttaatgctaataatccctagtggaaaggctttatgccatcttaaatagatagaatttttttttcttccttttataggtttttcaggtttctcaggtaaatgatgaaatcttggataaaaaacccgatttaatacacttaacagtggattggagcctttctaacagagtttaaattatatttggaaatatataaaataatatagaatatacatgatagattccttccctctgaatcatataagtatgatttcagatattcaaacacgaaaaattccaatctcaatataaaaaaatgatgcctgatacgtttttttggggaaaagcgaactggtatgtaaggagctcattttatgtatggaaagaatggtatttaaacagtagaatttccaagatttataacacgctgaaatggtgccgtggtagcaaccagaactttcacgttgctggtcacggttcgaatcttactgtttttttatgctttttttttactgaataagtaaaaccaactacaatattgatggatagccgtgacgcgtgccctagcatgataccttttttagagctcaaccatgcatagaggaaaaattcccacaaaaggaggggaaagtaatatgactattaaatgattaatctcattctgtaaactaaatctgaaatcttattctgattctaaagtttgaattttgagttacaacacttagtctaatatttgaatataagttccaatttcaaattccaggttgatctttaatccaaattcttaatcagaattctaaatctgaattctcaatctgaattctgaatctgaactctgaatttgaattctaaatctgtattctgaatctgaattctgaatctgaattctgaatctgaattctgaatctgaattctgaatctgaattctgaatctgagttctgaatctgaattctgaatctgaattctgaatctgaattctgaattctgaatctgaattctgaatcttaattctgaatctgaattctgaatctgaattctgaatctgaattctgaatctggattctgaatctgaattctgaatctgaattctgaatctgaattctgaatctaaattctgaatctgaattctgaatctgaattctgaatctgaattctgaatctgaattctgaatctgaattctgaatctgaattctgaatctgaattctgaatctgaattctgaatctgaattctgaatctgaattctgaatctgaattctgaatcggaattctgaatctgaattctgaatctgaattctgaatatgaattctgaatctgaattctggatctgaattctgaatctgaattctgaatctgaattctgaatctgaattctgaatctgaattctgaatctgaattctgaatctgaattctgaatctgaattctgaatctgaattctgaatctgaattctgaatctgaattctgaatctgaattctgaatctgaattctgaatctgaattctgaatctgaattctgaatctgaattctgaatctgaattctgaatctgaattcttaatcttgttaatctcattttgattgttttgcatcacacggttttcaacattgaaatttctttcatccaaatttttttttatgatttcggattttacaacttttaatagtatggttttacccctaaaagtatgcagcaaacttaatttcagaaaaattgtgaaaaaaagttttcacaaaacaaaatcgtgttttcatgcgtaatgatctttaagtcatcgcaaatttatcaaaaactgtgcaaattggtattcttggagaaacaattccagaattgaaaattgataaagtgaggagaaattttacggatgatgaaaagagcgaaagaacatttttgcaaggaaaatttattaacgtacaccatactttacctcgcaacatccagcttcatcaatttttaattctgatattctttctccatgaatctaaatttttcaccgatatgccgaaaataaatttacaaaaattctgaatctgaattctgaatctgaattctgattctgaattctgaatctgaattctgaatctgaattctgaatctgaattctgattctgaattctgaatctgaattctgaatctgaattctgaatctgaattctgaatctgaattctgaatctgaattctgaatctgaattctgaatctgaattctgaatctgaattctgaatctgaattctgaattctgaatctgaattctgaatctgaattctgaatctgaattctgaatctgaattctgaatctgaattctgaatctgaattctgaatctgaattctgaatctgaattctgaatctgaattctgaatctgaattctgaatctgaattctgaatctgaattctgaatctgaattctgaatctgaattctgaatctgaattctgaatctgaattctgaatctgaattctgaatctgaattctgaatctgaattctgaatctgaattctgaatctgaattctgaatctgaattctgaatctgaattctgaatctgaattctgaatctgaattctgaatctgaattctgaatctgaattctgaatctgaattctgaatctgaattctgaatctgaattctgaatctgaattcttaatctgaattctgaatctgaattctgaatctaaattctgaatctgaatatgagttctgaatctgaattttgaattctgaattttgaatcctgaattctgattcctaaacctgtatcctgaatttgaaaactgaatctgaattctgcatctgaaattgaatctaaattatgtatgagtatgtagaaatgaaaaaaaaaaacataaattcattcttcaacacgagtaaaaaaaacgagggtcataagatcttcatataaattcccccccaacgcagtttcctgtacggctctgcattttgttgacacccggcatggctttagacactataatttcataaatgaaattataatgtctataggcatggcggactctgaaggaaacgcccatccgccatttgctgcattgaaaagcaagaagtgtaagatataaacactgttgccgtatttgccccagcagactgagaaactgcccagaccacggtgcgtcttagtaatgccttttacctatttgagtttgagccgctttcaatcaagcgtgccgatggtttattggatagcgcttgcaacttgggatctgaagggttttggttcaattctcgagttaataaaaatattatttttttattttgattatcttcaatttataaatgattgctggtgctgctgcttcgaggcgccactagcaacttttttttatgccataataagtatgatatgtatttggtaaagaaaacggtttcaactattttgtttttttcccgtttttgaaagggttgtgtagaaaaaaaaatgcattcttttgagactaaaatcattttaattgtgcagcccagtttcgcaaaaacgttctagacatttttaaaatggcacatacaaatccacggacatcaacagaactcgtcgagctgagtcgataggtacctataaaggtatgtctaagacccataattaatgatctctcaaatcgaccgataaccaaacctttctgttagaaaggcaaaaacccgatttaatacacttaacagtggattggagcctttctaacagagtttaaattatatttggaaatatataaaataatatagaatatacatgatagattccttccctctgaatcatataagtatgatttcagatattcaaacacgaaaaattccaatctcaatataaaaaaatgatgcctgatacgtttttttggggaaaagcgaactggtatgtaaggagctcattttatgtatggaaagaatggtatttaaacagtagaatttccaagatttataacacgctgaaatggtgccgtggtagcaaccagaactttcacgttgctggtcacggttcgaatcttactgtttttttatgctttttttttactgaataagtaaaaccaactacaatattgatggatagccgtgacgcgtgccctagcatgataccttttttagagctcaaccatgcatagaggaaaaattcccacaaaaggaggggaaagtaatatgactattaaatgattaatctcattctgtaaactaaatctgaaatcttattctgattctaaagtttgaattttgagttacaacacttagtctaatatttgaatataagttccaatttcaaattccaggttgatctttaatccaaattcttaatcagaattctaaatctgaattctcaatctgaattctgaatctgaactctgaatttgaattctaaatctgtattctgaatctgaattctgaatctgaattctgaatctgaattctgaatctgaattctgaatctgaattctgaatctgagttctgaatctgaattctgaatctgaattctgaatctgaattctgaattctgaatctgaattctgaatcttaattctgaatctgaattctgaatctgaattctgaatctgaattctgaatctgaattctgaatctgaattctgaatctgaattctgaatctaaattctgaatctgaattctgaatctgaattctgaatctgaattctgaatctgaattctgaatctgaattctgaatctgaattctgaatctgaattctgaatctgaattctgaatctgaattctgaatctgaattctgaatcggaattctgaatctgaattctgaatctgaattctgaatatgaattctgaatctgaattctggatctgaattctgaatctgaattctgaatctgaattctgaatctgaattctgaatctgaattctgaatctgaattctgaatctgaattctgaatctgaattctgaatctgaattctgaatctgaattctgaatctgaattctgaatctgaattctgaatctgaattctgaatctgaattctgaatctgaattctgaatctgaattctgaatctgaattctgaatctgaattcttaatcttgtaaatctcattttgattgttttgcatcacacggttttcaacattgaaatttctttcatccaaatttttttttatgatttcggattttacaacttttaatagtatggttttacccctaaaagtatgcagcaaacttaatttcagaaaaattgtgaaaaaaagttttcacaaaacaaaatcgtgttttcatgcgtaatgatctttaagtcatcgcaaatttatcaaaaactgtgcaaattggtattcttggagaaacaattccagaattgaaaattgataaagtgaggagaaattttacggatgatgaaaagagcgaaagaacatttttgcaaggaaaatttattaacgtacaccatactttacctcgcaacatccagcttcatcaatttttaattctgatattctttctccatgaatctaaatttttcaccgatatgccgaaaataaatttacaaaaattctgaatctgaattctgaatctgaattctgattctgaattctgaatctgaattctgaatctgaattctgaatctgaattctgaatctgaattctgaatctgaattctgaatctgaattctgaatctgaattctgaatctgaattctgaatctgaattctgaatctgaattctgaatctgaattctgaatctgaattctgaatctgaattctgaatctgaattctgaatctgaattctgaatctgaattctgaatctgaattctgaatctgaatctgaattctgaatctgaattctgaatctgaattctgaatctgaattctgaatctgaattctgaatctgaattctgaatctgaattctgaatctgaattctgaatctgaattctgaatctgaattctgaatctgaattctgaatctgaattctgaatctgaattctgaatctgaattctgaatctgaattctgaatctgaattctgaatctgaattctgaatctgaattctgaatctgaattctgaatctgaattctgaatctgaattctgaatctgaattctgaatctgaattctgaatctgaattctgaatctgaattctgaatctgaattctgaatctgaattctgaatctgaattctgaatctgaattctgaatctgaattctgaatctgaattctgaatctgaattctgaatctgaattctgaatctgaattctgaatctgaattctgaatctgaattctgaatctgaattctgaatctgaattctgaatctgaattctgaatctgaattctgaatctgaattcttaatctgaattctgaatctgaattctgaatctaaattctgaatctgaatatgagttctgaatctgaattttgaattctgaattttgaatcctgaattctgattcctaaacctgtatcctgaatttgaaaactgaatctgaattctgcatctgaaattgaatctaaattatgtatgagtatgtagaaatgaaaaaaaaaaacataaattcattcttcaacacgagtaaaaaaaacgagggtcataagatcttcatataaattcccccccaacgcagtttcctgtacggctctgcattttgttgacacccggcatggctttagacactataatttcataaatgaaattataatgtctataggcatggcggactctgaaggaaacgcccatccgccatttgctgcattgaaaagcaagaagtgtaagatataaacactgttgccgtatttgccccagcagactgagaaactgcccagaccacggtgcgtcttagtaatgccttttacctatttgagtttgagccgctttcaatcaagcgtgccgatggtttattggatagcgcttgcaacttgggatctgaagggttttggttcaattctcgagttaataaaaatattatttttttattttgattatcttcaatttataaatgattgctggtgctgctgcttcgaggcgccactagcaactttttttttatgccataataagtatgatatgtatttggtaaagaaaacggtttcaactattttgtttttttcccgtttttgaaagggttgtgtagaaaaaaaaatgcattcttttgagactaaaatcattttaattgtgcagcccagtttcgcaaaaacgttctagacatttttaaaatggcacatacaaatccacggacatcaacagaactcgtcgagctgagtcgataggtacctataaaggtatgtctaagacccataattaatgatctctcaaatcgaccgataaccaaacctttctgttagaaaggcaaaaaaggctaggcacaattttcccgtatgtttggataacgtgccgctattaagcctacccccattctgatacctgatacctgaattGCACCGTGGCGTTGATATTTTCTAAGTCAACAGTTATGAAATCGAATCTTGGTCATGGCATGCATTTTATTCTTTCTGTGGGCTGccggttttagcatttgtaagatgttagccatcatatctttgaaagatgtacgcctcagttttaagtaaattggatctcttcaaagaaacataaagtttcactgagatcctttaGATAAGTGTGTGTTCGTGTTAAATCAGAAATGAATGTAGTTGTAATTTGGAATAGCTTTGAAGAAATATCGgtttaataaaaattgcaaatgcATTCGGAAAtcttctttacaatttttttttccaaaatttcttaaGAGTATATCAATTGAGTGTAAAGATTTGaatacactcaggcaaattcttattataattttcataagaaacGTCTTATGAGccccttttttgcgtccaaactaatttttcataagagtcttatgaaattcttccaattttcatacgaagttcttatgaaaaatagacgAAACGGTAttgaggaaaaataatgaacacatcgattccatcagtcatttttCAATCGTCAAACGCAGTTGTggaatgattaattttattgttctaaatggtaagtttgaaatgaagttAATTTTTAGTGATCgttaaacatatttgaaaactttaatttgttttttgtttacttttcagcacgtTGAACGGGGAAAACCCAAGGTCAAAGGACCGTATGCGACTGAACAAACCGGAACCGGTGGAACCGGGTATTGATGTGCTGCTGGTGGTGACCATAATGTCTGTACCAAACAAACTAgccgaacaataaaataaatttttaacatcaattgttttgaatttttcgcatCAATGTGACATATCCctgtttttataaaaacctcttatgaaaagcaacaacctctcattgaagtaggtgttcatctgcagaattcatttatttatttatttatttattttatttatcagatTCTAGGCTTCAGCCTTTGATCCTAACTAGTTACAACACATCTAtgataaaaacatcttaagactattttttatttgttctctggacatagTCAGTTTGATTACATCAGCATGTGCGTTGTAAAGCGCCATCATTCTATAAATTGGTTCATTACGAGCGTAATTCTGTATTCGATTTGGAAACTGAAACGGTCTCACGTTGCGCAAACTGCTACGTCCTTCATTTGGAGAAATTTGTGATACTAAATATGGCGAAAAGTACTTTCCACTGATCAAGTCCTTTAAAAACAGTGCATCTGTTGATTTCCTCCGAGTTTCGAGTGATTCCAGTCCAACTAACATACACAGATTCACAGTGGATTAAAGATTTTCTTACATAGTGTAAATTATCTTTGGGTATTTATGACTTAATGATAGTGTAGAGAtgcacaaacaaacaaaacaaagtcagtcattgaccTATTTATTattgtgagtgacagacgtgtctgagtgaatcacTCAATTGAGATTCATAAGTATCGTAAAAACaagacaatggcgtggttggtagaaaaAGAACAGAGAGCGagattgttaaggctgctgctacgaaaaaaaaagattttggtttggcctccggtagaaagacggattagCACAGGTAGCACAGATTTTAAAGTTTGCTTctacgaacaaaattgtttctgattcggccactGTAAAAGGAgggaattggctttggaagcgcagatttttaacactgactgattgtttgttttggtttggcctccCGGTGAAAAAAGGGGGTGAttaaagaagcgcagattttaaggctgctgctgctaactgtttgtcattatttggccttccggtgaataaagacggaattggctttaaaagcgcagatttttaggaccgttgcggctgattgtttgctttgatttggccttccggtggaaaaagtcgAAGTTAGCTTAGAAACCGCAGATTTTtaacgctgctgctgctgctgctgctgatttttaatttgttggctATGGTAGTGCAGATTTGTAAGGCTGCCGCTGCTAattttttgctttgatttggatttttaaagctactgctgctgattgtttgttatgaattggccttctggttgggagagctgtttctaagaatactaaCGAATTATTCCGGCAGAGACAGAGTAacaagaaaagcacagtttgagaaagctgttgGTAAGAATGTTTttggattgttccggctctggtgaACAATATACAGAGCGACAGGAAAAGTAAAGattgggaaggcttttgtgaagaatattttcggattggatgaagaatatgcaggaaataaataaaattttaggagTTGAAAAACTTTTGCTGAGCATGGAATGAAGAATTGAGACGATgcgtaaaaagttttaattgagaatggaggtgagaaggaatgtagaaataagatgaaggatatgccgaatataaatcaaatttaataaaaataacattaaataaaaatattacattggGCAACagtgaagataaataaaataaaatattatcattattgtttaaaaagtaataaataCAATTCGCATGAACCGAGGCTTCTAACATGAGTCATTGAGTCGATCAACTAATGTATTAATTGTAACCCTCAGGTGCTTCAGATTCAAATGGCTCACCCGATTCCGTGGCCTACTAATGAAGAAAAGCACTAGTCATCCATTTTCATGAGCAATAAATCTCAGAAGGCCATGCATTGAGAAAAATCAACACAAAACGAGATCCTCAACTAGACGTTCTGCTTTTTTCTCTTGTAGCTTGTAATTCAACTGAAGTTAGCAAGTGCAAAAATTGAAATGGTTATCGGAACAACACTGGAATCGTCTAAGAAGATTCGAACGAAATGAACGAAAAAGTAGCTGTCAAAAGAGTAGTACGAAAGATTCACTCAGTATATAAGATTCACTCAGTATTATCTCTGCAGTAGAGTAGCAATCAAAGAAAATCATCGGAAGGTTTCCTTACGCAACGATCAGTCGAAATGTTTCGGGTTTGTATAGTTGTGCTATCAGTGATTGTTTTTCAAGGTTCTCTACTAGTGTTCCTTAGCTTTTTGATTCTCAGTATTTGAACTATTTTCGTTACTTTTAGCATTCGTTCTGACGATTCCGCTGAACGCTAATCGAAATACCACTGAACCACAACTTTCAAATAAATCCGACCCGTTATCAGCGCTCAAGCAATGGTGTGTCGACACCTCCGGATCGGATGCTGGTTTTAGAAGATTCATCTCCGCCGTCCCTGACCTCCCTATTTGCCTCATAAATCGcattgattttaatgaaaacctCGAAGAAGTTCAACAGTTTATGACCGGCGATTTCAAACCATTCCTGAAGAAGTTGTTGACTTTGAAGTGCTGAAAAGGTTttataatgtttaaattttaatgtttatttttcagaatcTGTTCTCGGTTGAACAATGCATTGTCGTGCTACGATTGGACTATCGAAGGTCCAATTtcagtaaaatttcacaaaatttctccCTCTCAAATGCTTGTtgacaaaaactttgattttcagGAGCAAACGATCCAGAATTTATTGATGGGTTCATTGATGTTCTTTCAAATCTTGTGAAGTGTAATGTTTCTCGAGCTCTGGAAAACATCGACGAGCAGTGTCATGAAATAGACGATTCGTTAAACTGTGTACGGCCTCATGTTGAAGCTCATGGATTACCTGAAATGTTGCACATGATCGATTCCATCAGGAATCCTGTGAAGGTTGCCTTCAAATGCAACGATGCTAACGGATTACACCTCAAACAACGTAAGCCAGAAAGCTATGGGCAGTCAAATgagtaaataaaatttcctttaTATGTGTATGTGTTCAACTGCATTTAAAGAAATTCCAGtagtttatcaaatttaatcaaatattccTGCTAAAGCAAGAGACCGTTTTCAAGAACTACACCTAGCAAATCTATAAACTTCATAACAATCACCCGAAATCACTTTCGATtacctgctgctgctgttcaTGTTATGAGTTAATGTCCCATCGTCAAAACTGTTCTCGATTTCCCAATGAGATTTGATACATTTCGTGCTGATGAATGGAAAAGAGCAAGTTTATCGGAATTTATTCCTTCTCAACTACCAAAATGTGACTTGCGGGCGGTCgttaaaactaattattttcTGGTTTGTGTTTGCAGTTTATTGGTTTTCTGATCTCGTCACCACCTCCTCGCTAAACGTCTAAAAGAAATGCTCATAGATTACGACACATCAAACCATGATGCTTCTTTCATAAGAACTGTTTACGGAACCCATGGCTGGTTCTTCCGATATTTGAATACTACTTAGAAGGTAGCAAGTAGCAAGTGATGTTGGGTGCCGCGCTAACATTTAATCATTTATTTGGTCGGACGAGTTTTACTGCCAGCATTTTGCCGGTTCAACGTTAATGGCCGGCCCATAACTAGGTAAATAGGAGAAAGTGAGAAAATGGTTGTAATCAAAATGGGTTTAAGAACGATAGCACTTACCTTACACCTTGCTCTGCTTCGTGGAGGTTTTACTTTGAGATCTTGTAAATGTTAAAGTTTATAGGAACAGTTTCGTGCTTGTTTTAtgagagttttaaatttttgagatcTTGACCTACAGTTTGTCTGGCTTTTTGCCTGAATGATTTAACGCCATCTCGTTAAGTGTGTAGGTGGCCGATTTTATCCCTGAGAAAGGTTATGTTTATTGGGTAATCTCGAGGGAACGGATTGTTGCCGATTAGGCCAAACATTGTTGACAACCGACGCCTTTACTGTTTAGACTTACGTACACACATGTTAAACCTGAGAACTTTGTTAGGTAACAAATTTATCgcaaaaaattgataacataTTCTTATATCTAGgtctcaataaaaatattttaaaaacgttCTATTTCGAAGGAAATGTAATTCTTAAACCATGTTGcttattcttaaaaaaagaagaaacatCATAAACATTAACActtaattttattctttttttcaggTATGTTATCTTGCGACAAAGGATTTTGGTGAGTTATATTTTGTTAAACAACAATGGATTTCGGAAAGGAATCATTTGTTAaacaatgtttgaaatttttaaataataaggacagagtttgaaaaaaaaccattacaacttaaaaattaattaatcgaatactaattttatacatcgaAAGTTGGACACCATGTTTTAGATATTTCCTTGTCACGATGGTCAACAGAATTAATAAATCGAATCTTAAATCTAATATACTCtactttattattaaaaatctaaTGTCTATGTCATGACAAATATTATGCttgtatgaaatattcttcaataaaccaatttcagcttcaatcatttttttttctttgttcatctcaatgctcaacatcaatgaatttaaaacgtaACTTTGACTTATTTATATGCCGTAAATCTAAATTAGCaatagcttttgaaaaaaaggttaattttttttgagaaagttctgcactttttagacaaaattttaaacaaaaacatattattttaaaataatagtcTTACATCAATTCACACCCTTTctcaaaagcattttttttttttaatattgattttagcTCTTTAAGATCATACATCATCaccaaaatattattcctcaattgaatgaagt
It includes:
- the LOC129744973 gene encoding uncharacterized protein LOC129744973 isoform X2; amino-acid sequence: MFRVCIVVLSVIVFQAFVLTIPLNANRNTTEPQLSNKSDPLSALKQWCVDTSGSDAGFRRFISAVPDLPICLINRIDFNENLEEVQQFMTGDFKPFLKKICSRLNNALSCYDWTIEGPISEQTIQNLLMGSLMFFQIL
- the LOC129744973 gene encoding uncharacterized protein LOC129744973 isoform X1, with protein sequence MFRVCIVVLSVIVFQAFVLTIPLNANRNTTEPQLSNKSDPLSALKQWCVDTSGSDAGFRRFISAVPDLPICLINRIDFNENLEEVQQFMTGDFKPFLKKICSRLNNALSCYDWTIEGANDPEFIDGFIDVLSNLVKCNVSRALENIDEQCHEIDDSLNCVRPHVEAHGLPEMLHMIDSIRNPVKVAFKCNDANGLHLKQRKPESYGQSNE